CCTCCATAATCTGCTGGTACCATGTTTGGCTGGAGTTTCAAAGCCAATGACGGCGGCTCTATGAAATGGTGATGACATCTTTTGAGATTAGGAAGCCCTTTTTAGCCACAATGCCTgaacacatatgcacatgcacaattTGGCTCCTGTGTTATCTCTAGTAGCCTACTTATTACTCATCAAatggaagttaaaaaaaaatcgctattctctcatctctctcttgcACAAATTCATTGAGGGATTTCACAGTGCATTGACTGACAGCTTCAGgtctctccatcctcatcctctgtGACAGAATCAGTCCATTCACAGTCCTGTCTTTCACCAAAGTGCTACATCATTAAATTAGAGGCGATGCTTCCTTGTCAACatagtctctctctccctcacacataaagcacaaacataaacagattCTAGCAGGATAGCTGTGGGTTCAGCTCGAGGATCTCAGTTGACCTCATGGTGTGTGGAAGTGACTCCACTCACTCCGCAGGCATGCCGGTCCTAATCTGCGGTGTGGCAGACTGAGGCTAAACTTAGCCCACCACAGCACCACTCATCTCCTCTTGCATGCCAATCATAAATGACTGCcagtcattgtgtgtttgtgtgtccagatTACTGGTGTCTGGAGGATCTGTACCGGGAGCTGGTGCGTCTCTATGTGGAAGCCATGGTGTCTCTCCAGGGCAGAGCCCCCGATCCTGCCACAGTGGAGGGCTTTGTTCACCTCAAACCTCACAACTTTCTGCTCGCCTGGCATACACCATTCAATGAAAAAGGCTGGTGGAGATTTTtagatattgtttgttttaaagagtTGAACATAACTGCAACATATAAATATGTGTCTATGTCCAGGATCTGGGTTCGGGGCTGCTGCCAAGGCCATGTGTATTGGTATGAGATACTGGCAACCTGAGAGATTAGAGAACCTGGTGGAAGTCAGCATTGAGATTGGCAGAATGACTCACAACCACCCCACAGGTGACAATGTTGGCCGTTTCTAACATATCCAAACCCGTCTGTCAGCTACATAATTGTGCTGCTGATAAACATTTAAGAACCTTTTATTGTGTAGCAGTAACTTGAGGTATCTCTTGGCTTCAGGTTTCCTAGGATCCCTGACAACTGCACTGTTTGCATCTTATGCGATCCAGGGGAAACCTCTTGGGACATGGGGCCGTGAACTCATGAAGGTCATCCCTCGGGCTGAGGAGTACTGCAGGAAGACCATACGACACATGGCAGGTtagattgtgtttatttttgcaagAGGCACGACATTTAACAGCTTGGTTGATTAATCCAGGTCATTTTGAGCTTCTCTGTGAAAAAACAGTAATCAAGATGTGTCTGAGAGAACATGACTATCAGCTGATACCAGTAAATGTTTGTGATTATACATTCCTATGCAGAGTATCAAGAAAACTGGTTCTACTTTGAAGCCAAGTGGCAGTTTTAcctagaagagagagagatagacaagGAAGGACAGAACAAACCTTTATTCCCTGATCGCTATGATgctgaggagacagacaaggTAGGTCTTCCCAGTCTGtcacacaaaacagaaatagacacataaataaaacacacaggttCAGGTTTTTGCGTCACCAGAACCTTTAATTGGAACAGTGTGCTGCTTTTAATTGTCCATACAGATATACAAGCGCTGGAGCTCAGAGGGCCGTGCAGGCCGAAGAGGCCATGATGCCCCCATGATAGCCTACGATGCTCTTCTAGCAGCAGGGAGTGACTGGGCTGAACTGTGTAAACGAGCCATGTTTCACGGAGGTGAGGATTACAGCATTTTGCACCAGCAagacaagatttaaaaaaatgcagacagatgaaacagctgtgatttctgtgaaaatgttttgtgttttaggtGAGAGTGAAGCCACGGGTCTGATCGCAGGTTGTCTCTATGGCCTCATGCATGGCCTGAGCCAGATTCCTTCAGGCCTGTACCAGGATTTGGACAAACGAGAGCGCCTGGAGGAGCTGGGAGAAGCACTTTACAAAGCAGCCTCTGCAGAAAAGTGCATAGACAAGTAATCCTGCTGTTCACTGGCCTGACCTCCACTGGCTATCAGAGGAACTGCACATGGCTGTTAAACTGCTTTATCCCACACTAGTCTCTAGTCCTGATTAGTAGTGTCTCAATAGTCTTGAGAGGCATCCCCTCTTTCCCTCTACTACTTGATTGTGCTACAGTTCTGTCATGAATTGAAAAGGTTAAAGCATCTGTCACTGTAGGTGTGAGGTGGAGGAACATCAAAAGGAAGACCATTTATGGTCCCAATTATGTCTGACATGAATGTTTTCCGATGAGATCATCTCTCTGGAACAACATCTGCAATCAGCTggcattcatttcattttctgctaaTGGCAGGGATGAGTCACTCGTCTCTCTTACTGTACTCCACCTAATATGAAATGGTAGGACTGTGGGAAAAAGGAAACTCTCAGGCCGTTTTTGAACTAGCGAACTCTCAAAACCAACGAAGACAATTTCCTTCTCTGATCTTTTCCTTTTCTAAAGCTAACCTGTATTAACATGAAGCACATGCTTATGTTGTGCCATTGAGTAGCAAATTTGTCAAAATCAGCACAAAACGTGCAAACTTTTGATAACTGATTTTAAGATACGTCTCTCCTCACAGTGGGCTTCAGTAGTTTTTAATCTAGACCTACCTTGGCTTTTTAATGCATGTGACATGTGATGATGATTTATGCATAACATTACAGAGTTGCAGAATAGTAATCATTTTATCTTATACTGTGATCAATTATTAGTACTGTGATGCTCTTATCAGGAAGAGTGTTCTGTATTGTGAATGCACCATTACATGGTGAATATTAATATGATATGAACATTAAACGGACTCAGATATACATTACGCATGAAGTGCCCGTCTCTCTTTATCTTAActataactttattttgatagataGCTCGTCTCCTATCTTAATTTTTCTACCAGATTCCCTCTTCTTGCTACACAAACCTCCTCTGCAATCCTCTGAACTAATCACCTGTAACAAGTTCACACGGCAAGAACGCTTCACTTTAAATCTGAGCACTTATCTTCTTTACTTTGCTGCAGGGTTGGGATGACTACTGGTATATCCAGTTCAAGCTGAAGTATTGTTTAATGACTCAAATATCACAGTTGAAAAGAAGGGGAAAAGTCCTTTTGGAGACTAGTTTTACAGTCAGCGTCAACAATTAATTAGCCCCTTtctacacagacatgcaaggagtaaatagacacctttaatttgaatttgaatgaaggtgtctatttacttcttgcatgtctgtgtagatTTACTTACATGGGGTAAAAGATAAGTATTTTCCGTGATGATGCTTTCAGAAGAgcagaaattagattttttttttttttacatttttatcacgactgcatgaaaaacacaaatttagcACTATATTTTGGGACTGGTAAGCGGGTGCTGTGCTATTGTTCCATGGTAAGCCTTGTCTAGACTGCAATTAGCACTGCCACTATTTCATGCAACAGTAAATGTTGAACTCATCCTTCAACTCTCTTGTCAATATCCGTAAATATTCAGGTATGCTGCAGCTATGGGGATTAAGTTCTGCATGTCCTCTATTCTCCATAGACCAGATTCTCGGAAAACCAGTATCAGCCCTGATGCCGGTATGTTGAGGAAGTTGGTTAGAGACCACAACTGCCGCCCTGTGGTCCGAGGGATTCTGGAGAGTCTGCTGCATTATCTAACACAGGAACTTCCCAAATGGACCAGCAGAAACAGACATCTGGAGAAGCCAGGGTCGGATATTGTAGTTGAAGTCAACACAAATTCAATGAAGCAGACTCAACTTCGGCCAAGTTGCACTAAAATTCAGCTCCCTGACAAGCATAAAACAACCCAAGTAAAGACTGTTGAGACCATTTCCAAGATCCCTAAAAAATGCTGGTCAGATTCACAAAAAGATCAAAGACCAGGAGATTTAATACCCCGGCGGATTACTACATTCCAGCTACTCCAATCCAAATTTATGAGGTCCACACCCAAACCTCCCATCACGCACCAAAGGGAGGTAGGAACTTTGTCCACCAGCAGAGGAGTGGCTGGTGATGTGAACCACAGCCAAGACAGTGAGAATAATAAGCACAAGAAGGACTGGACAAGAAGACAACAAGCACTGAAGAGGGGAGGCGGTGTGAAAGATATTGTAGCTAAGTTTGCCATGGCTGagcaaaaggaaaagaaagaaaatgtgctgAAGAAACAGCCAGTCAAACCAAGACTCATTGGAAGAGGGGTCCTCTTATCGTCCCTGATGGAGAGGTTTGAGACCATGGCTACTGTATGTAAGGGAAGTGACCTGAAATGTTCACATGAAAGGCCCTCTGGAGGAGTCAAGATGGCAAGTAATATAAAACAGAGGGTTGCTTATTGTGAAAGACAACAGGAACAGGTGGTGGTTCAAACTGTTCACAAACAAAACCTGCACAAGCAGATGAAACGTGAATGTGTTGGACAGCAGTTGAAAGGAAATCAAACTACAAATGAGCAAGAACAAAGACCAGAGGAGGTAGTGGAAGTTCCAACAAAAGTAAACTCAAACCTGGAAGAAAATGGTCATGTGAAAGCAGACCAAATGAGGCAAATGGGGGACAAACATTTGGATAAAAAACCTGAAGGTCATTGTTCATTAAATAATTTACAAGCTCATGTTCATGATAAGGATGTTAAGGGTTGGAGGTCAGGGGAATATGGTGAAATTCAGACAACAGTAGAAGAAACTGGTATCACCAACAGGCTAAAACATGGACATCTAGAGCTGCTCTGTTTAACATCTGTCACCAAGATGTCGCTCCCAGAACCCTACCAGCTTTTACCACAGGTAGATGCCCAAGTGAACTGGCATGTGGCAACCATCATGACCTGCCCTCCCGTGTGGTCCACATGTGTAGATTCCTCACCTAAACTCAATTTAATGGAACCATCAGAAAGTTTACACACAAACCTGAAGACAGAAGTTCCTCACAGAGCCCTACAATACTCTCACAGTGAATCAAGTGTGGATGAATCTGTCACTGATGCAAGATGCCTTTTAGAGCCCAAACCTGAGAGATTTTCTACATATACAGGCAATGACCCTGTGGAAAATGTAGCAGCAGAAGATCCAAACCCAACTAAAGATGTGACCATTCAAAGAAGGTTACCCATGTACATTATCCCATGTGTTTACAGATTTGATAATCAAGATGTTGACGATCAGACTGAATCTTTCCCTCAATCAGCACCGCACCCAGAAACTGTAACTCCTTTTGTTGCAATGCCATCACCAAAGCACTCTATGACTACCCTCCTTAGTCCTAATAACATGAAGGTACAAGCTCctcatacaacaacaaaacagaaaccaaTGGAGGGTAAAGCacaaggaaaagaagaaggggagccagaagaagaagaagtaacaCCAGTGGACATAAAAGATACTAGTATGACCCAAAGTTTTGGACTTTCCGAAGACACTGCCAATAAGGCTGCATTTGAAAACAGCAAGACCTCTGCTGCAACATCACCTAAGATTGAACCTGAGAGGGACAGTCCAAAACAGAGACCAAAGTACACAACAATCAACTATGGGGATCcttcagtcaaacaaacatataaaccCAAAGTCATACGATTTACTGACACCTTCACTTTCTAGGGCGGTGCCACTGAACAGACTGTGACAATCTCAAAACTGGAAtcaatatttactgtataagCACTGTATCCATTTCAAGGATACTGTATACGGACTTTGCAGATAACAATTCATTGTCAAGTGTTCAGTATAAgggtaggaaaaaaaactgatgccATGAGGGTATTTTGTTCCAACACTGATAACCTCCAAATGACTTACAGCAGTTAACACTGGCTGGGCAACACCTTATCAAGGTTGAACTGTTGCAAACAGCACTGCCAACGTGATAACAGTTTCTTTCTGCACAAAAAGCATCATCTATCTGTGCAGCACTTGAAATGGTTCCTCGCTGTATCAACACTGTTAACATAGTAGGCTGTTTCAAGTGGACCAAAAACAAGTATTAACATATCATAATATGATAAGAAGACTGAGTATTAGAAGAGTAGTTTGACCTttacattttgagttttgagtttaATTCGATATAAATCTATATTAATCCATCAATCCATTTTCTGGTTGTTGGGGACAGGTTGCAGCGACAGCAGGCTAAGCAAGAAAGTGACATCCCTCTTCCCAGCAGGGTTTTCCAGCTGCTCCTAGGGGGATCCAGAGGCATTCCCAATCCAGATTACTTAAGTCAGAGACGCAGGCTGTTTATGTTTAACTGTCTACTGTATCATACCCAATAACGTTACATGCAaaccccccttttctttctctttaactGTCAAGATACagcacattatattttattggatGTTTCTTGTTCATCTTTCTTAAATAAACATCTCAAAGCGATAACAGCCCACTATGTATGCTGCAGAATTTATTGGGGAACTGGCTGAAAACATGGTCATAAACCTCACAAGGCTGTTAACAAGGacacaacaatatttttttatgctcGTCAATCTACCACATGAACACTGGAATGATTCATTTGAGGAGATGAATGGTTTGTACTTAACAGTACCAAACAAGTCTGTAGCTGGAAGCTCATTCTATTCACAGATCCGACCACGCCCACAAGCAGGATTACACTACTGCTCAAACATGAGTCTGCATTTGCACTTACTCTATTTGTACAAGAGGATAAGAGATCGGGGCCTACGTGGTCCGTCATCTGTCCATCCTGAGGCTTATCCTGATAAGTAGTGGTGATGAGGAGTATGGCGTTGTTAGTGTGCATGTAGGGCAGAAATGCTTAAATCAAATTTTCCAGTAATTTGATTTAGGTCGGGCTAAGGGGGCTAATAGGGCTTCTAGCTACACGGTGTCACTGCTGGTCACCAGATAATTCAGTTTAGTTCACTGTCACCTAATGTTACGTGATTGTTTCTTTTATCTATAACTTGCTCCACGTGCTGTatataaaaatgagaaaaactcAGCAGAAGTGCCACATCAAACAGTTAACAGTTTTTATGCTTTGTCCccacatgttttcttttttctccagCTTTGAAAAATACCACAGCAAGGAGGTGGTCAGCCACCAGAACAACCTTAATGTCATTTCACAGCAGTCCTGACATAGTGTCTAAGGCTCTGCTCCAGATCCAGATCATAAGCACATAATTAAATTGAAATCTGGTGACTTGATGTAAGGTTTGCGTCATTTTGATActcatcacatttaaaaatatatatataagtaagAGTTTCCAGTCTTATTTGTGCAGGAAGGAAGTAATTTCAAGttcattttttacattatattCCCTAATGATCTGAAGCTGTCAGCTTGTcttaaacaacattttcatgATATAACTACAGAAACATCCAGTGATTTTGTATGTAATGTGTGcccttgtgtttcttttggcaACAAAACTATTTCTACATGAGGAACATAACGCCTGCATGCCTGGATCTGAAGCTGTGCTGATATTTCCTGTGACaaaaacagttattttcataATCTATATAAAGATCCAGTGATTTAATGATTAATTTCGAAGTACTCTGGAAGCAACAAATCACCCAAGCACATATGTTTAAATCCAGGTATATTATTTACTGAAGCTCAGGTGAACagctgtgtttacctgtgcTACGTGGCTACACAGGAGAGGGCGCGGCTACTCACCATGTTTATGCTGCCTTCACGTGTTTTCGGAAGTACTAAAACTCTTAAGTACAAATAAGTGGAATTCTATGACCTGGGAGTTGCCGGTGTAACAGTAATGTTTTaggctgtgtctgtgtcaacAGACATAGGGAGtatatgaaaacaaatcataaataaGTGGGTTAACGCTTTAGCAACGCGGCTCACATTTC
The Larimichthys crocea isolate SSNF chromosome VIII, L_crocea_2.0, whole genome shotgun sequence genome window above contains:
- the adprhl1 gene encoding inactive ADP-ribosyltransferase arh2, which codes for MEKFKAGMILGAVGDALGYRKGHWESCPSGKKIQEELASMGGLGAQKLDHDNWPVSDATLMHMTTAEALITDYWCLEDLYRELVRLYVEAMVSLQGRAPDPATVEGFVHLKPHNFLLAWHTPFNEKGSGFGAAAKAMCIGMRYWQPERLENLVEVSIEIGRMTHNHPTGFLGSLTTALFASYAIQGKPLGTWGRELMKVIPRAEEYCRKTIRHMAEYQENWFYFEAKWQFYLEEREIDKEGQNKPLFPDRYDAEETDKIYKRWSSEGRAGRRGHDAPMIAYDALLAAGSDWAELCKRAMFHGGESEATGLIAGCLYGLMHGLSQIPSGLYQDLDKRERLEELGEALYKAASAEKCIDKPDSRKTSISPDAGMLRKLVRDHNCRPVVRGILESLLHYLTQELPKWTSRNRHLEKPGSDIVVEVNTNSMKQTQLRPSCTKIQLPDKHKTTQVKTVETISKIPKKCWSDSQKDQRPGDLIPRRITTFQLLQSKFMRSTPKPPITHQREVGTLSTSRGVAGDVNHSQDSENNKHKKDWTRRQQALKRGGGVKDIVAKFAMAEQKEKKENVLKKQPVKPRLIGRGVLLSSLMERFETMATVCKGSDLKCSHERPSGGVKMASNIKQRVAYCERQQEQVVVQTVHKQNLHKQMKRECVGQQLKGNQTTNEQEQRPEEVVEVPTKVNSNLEENGHVKADQMRQMGDKHLDKKPEGHCSLNNLQAHVHDKDVKGWRSGEYGEIQTTVEETGITNRLKHGHLELLCLTSVTKMSLPEPYQLLPQVDAQVNWHVATIMTCPPVWSTCVDSSPKLNLMEPSESLHTNLKTEVPHRALQYSHSESSVDESVTDARCLLEPKPERFSTYTGNDPVENVAAEDPNPTKDVTIQRRLPMYIIPCVYRFDNQDVDDQTESFPQSAPHPETVTPFVAMPSPKHSMTTLLSPNNMKVQAPHTTTKQKPMEGKAQGKEEGEPEEEEVTPVDIKDTSMTQSFGLSEDTANKAAFENSKTSAATSPKIEPERDSPKQRPKYTTINYGDPSVKQTYKPKVIRFTDTFTF